A genomic stretch from Flavobacterium sp. KS-LB2 includes:
- a CDS encoding sulfate adenylyltransferase subunit 1, protein MEVLKIATAGSVDDGKSTLIGRLLYDTKSLTTDKIEAIEKSSKQKGYDYLDFSLATDGLVAEREQGITIDVAHIYFSTAKKSYIIADTPGHVEYTRNMVTGASTSQVSIILIDARKGVIEQTYRHFFINNLLRVKEVIVAVNKMDLVDYSEEVYNKIKADFQALNSKSSFKEQNVSYIPLSAINGGNVADKSENMPWYTGQTVLEHLEALEPEDVFETGKARFPVQTVIRPKTEEYHDFRGYAGKLYGNNIKVGDAVTVLPSLTESKVTNIHFFDQQFDEATAGSSITLELENDINVTRGDMIVKSDELPKIEKDINTTICWMDSKKLVPGAKYLVQHNTNRVLAKIESVKNVIATDYSGVTPATQLAINEIGEVNIKLSKALYFDAYNDNKSNGAFILIDAATNTTAGVGFIN, encoded by the coding sequence ATGGAAGTTTTAAAAATAGCAACAGCAGGAAGTGTAGATGACGGAAAGAGTACCTTAATCGGGAGATTATTATACGATACAAAATCATTGACTACAGATAAGATTGAAGCAATAGAAAAAAGCAGCAAGCAAAAAGGATACGATTATTTAGATTTTTCATTGGCTACCGATGGTTTGGTTGCTGAGAGAGAACAAGGAATCACGATTGATGTGGCGCATATTTATTTTTCGACAGCCAAGAAAAGTTACATTATTGCCGATACTCCGGGTCACGTAGAATATACTCGTAACATGGTTACAGGAGCTTCGACTTCGCAAGTTTCTATCATTTTGATCGATGCTCGTAAAGGCGTTATTGAGCAAACGTACAGACACTTTTTCATCAATAATTTATTGAGAGTAAAAGAAGTGATTGTTGCGGTAAACAAAATGGATTTGGTTGATTATTCGGAAGAAGTATACAATAAAATCAAAGCTGATTTTCAAGCGCTGAACAGCAAAAGTTCATTCAAAGAGCAAAATGTAAGTTACATTCCGTTGAGTGCTATCAATGGAGGAAATGTTGCTGATAAATCAGAGAATATGCCGTGGTACACTGGACAAACGGTTTTGGAACATTTAGAAGCTTTAGAGCCGGAAGATGTTTTTGAAACAGGAAAAGCTCGTTTCCCCGTTCAAACAGTTATTCGACCAAAAACGGAAGAGTATCACGACTTCAGAGGATATGCCGGAAAATTATACGGGAACAATATTAAAGTGGGTGATGCGGTAACGGTACTTCCTTCATTGACGGAATCTAAAGTGACCAATATTCACTTTTTCGATCAGCAATTTGATGAAGCGACAGCAGGTTCTTCTATTACTTTGGAACTGGAAAATGATATCAATGTGACAAGAGGCGACATGATTGTAAAATCGGATGAGCTTCCTAAAATCGAAAAAGACATCAATACAACGATTTGCTGGATGGACAGCAAAAAGTTAGTTCCAGGTGCTAAATATTTGGTACAACACAATACAAACAGAGTTTTGGCAAAAATAGAAAGCGTGAAAAACGTTATCGCTACAGATTATTCTGGAGTTACACCAGCGACTCAATTGGCTATAAATGAAATAGGCGAAGTAAATATTAAATTAAGCAAAGCTTTGTATTTTGATGCCTATAATGACAACAAATCAAACGGCGCTTTTATATTAATTGATGCTGCAACCAACACAACTGCTGGAGTTGGATTTATAAACTAA
- the cysD gene encoding sulfate adenylyltransferase subunit CysD, with amino-acid sequence MSSILKTNALESEAIYIFREVISQFDKPVLLFSGGKDSITLVRLAQKAFFPAKIPFPLLHVDTGHNFPETIAFRDKLVAELGLELIVRNVQDAIDEGKVVEESGKYSSRNSLQTTTLLDAIEEFKFDACIGGARRDEEKARAKERIFSVRDDFGQWDEKNQRPELFDILNGKIENGQNVRVFPISNWTELDVWSYIEQEQIEIPSIYFSHKRKVFLRDGMIWSHSPFVYQEEDEEIEERIVRFRTVGDMSCTAAVDSYAATIQEVVGEIRSSTISERGARIDDKRSEAAMEKRKQQGYF; translated from the coding sequence ATGAGTTCAATATTAAAAACAAACGCTTTAGAAAGCGAAGCTATATACATTTTTAGAGAAGTTATATCTCAATTTGACAAGCCGGTTTTACTTTTCTCTGGTGGAAAAGATTCAATTACATTGGTGCGTTTAGCACAAAAAGCATTTTTTCCTGCAAAAATTCCTTTTCCGTTGTTGCATGTAGACACGGGACATAACTTTCCTGAAACTATTGCTTTCAGAGATAAATTGGTTGCTGAATTAGGATTGGAACTAATCGTTCGTAATGTTCAGGATGCTATTGACGAAGGTAAAGTGGTGGAAGAATCTGGAAAATATTCCAGCAGAAACAGTTTGCAAACGACGACACTTTTGGATGCAATCGAAGAATTCAAATTTGATGCTTGTATAGGTGGTGCGCGTCGTGATGAAGAAAAAGCAAGAGCTAAAGAACGTATTTTCTCTGTTCGTGATGATTTTGGTCAATGGGATGAGAAAAACCAACGTCCGGAATTGTTTGATATTTTGAACGGAAAAATTGAAAATGGTCAAAACGTTCGTGTTTTTCCAATTTCGAACTGGACTGAGCTTGATGTTTGGAGTTATATTGAGCAAGAGCAAATCGAAATTCCATCGATTTACTTTTCACACAAACGTAAAGTATTCTTGAGAGACGGTATGATTTGGTCACATTCTCCATTTGTGTACCAAGAAGAAGATGAAGAGATTGAAGAAAGAATTGTTCGTTTTAGAACTGTTGGAGATATGAGTTGTACTGCAGCTGTTGATTCTTACGCAGCAACCATTCAAGAAGTAGTAGGCGAAATAAGATCTTCGACTATTTCAGAAAGAGGAGCCAGAATTGATGACAAACGTTCTGAAGCTGCGATGGAAAAAAGAAAACAACAAGGGTATTTTTAG
- a CDS encoding phosphoadenylyl-sulfate reductase: protein MSIAITNTLLDKTKDFSIEETLAFLANEFRDKVVFSTSFGQEDQVITALIGKNNLPITIFTLDTGRLFQETYDVFHKTLKKYQIDIKTYFPETSAVEELLNQKGPNSFYESVENRKECCFIRKVAPLTKALKGNSIWITGLRAEQSENRNDLDLFEYDEKFDIIKFNPLLKWTLEEVQKYLDDNNVPQNALHKQGFVSIGCAPCTRAIVPGEDIRAGRWSWESSHKECGLHQK, encoded by the coding sequence ATGAGCATAGCAATAACCAATACTTTATTAGATAAAACAAAGGATTTTTCAATTGAAGAGACTTTGGCTTTTTTGGCTAATGAATTTAGAGACAAAGTAGTTTTCTCGACTTCTTTTGGACAGGAAGACCAAGTAATTACGGCTTTAATTGGAAAAAATAATTTACCTATTACCATTTTTACTTTGGATACCGGAAGGTTATTTCAAGAGACTTACGATGTTTTTCATAAGACCTTGAAAAAGTATCAAATAGATATTAAAACTTATTTTCCGGAAACAAGTGCGGTTGAAGAGTTATTAAATCAAAAAGGCCCAAATAGCTTTTATGAATCAGTAGAGAATAGAAAAGAATGTTGTTTCATTCGAAAAGTAGCGCCTTTGACTAAAGCTTTAAAAGGAAATTCAATTTGGATTACCGGTTTGAGAGCTGAGCAATCAGAAAATAGAAATGATTTAGACCTTTTTGAATACGATGAAAAATTCGATATTATAAAATTCAATCCGTTGTTAAAATGGACATTAGAAGAGGTTCAGAAATATTTAGACGATAACAATGTGCCACAAAATGCCTTACACAAACAAGGTTTCGTCAGTATAGGTTGCGCACCTTGTACCAGAGCAATTGTCCCTGGAGAAGATATCAGAGCAGGAAGATGGTCATGGGAATCCAGTCATAAAGAATGTGGTTTGCACCAGAAATAG
- a CDS encoding sulfite exporter TauE/SafE family protein has product MNQELKAITINAKSETTFKERLWVIIPVVLLVGLISTLVYNHHAEFSWDGFIAGFNQEFLIFFCIGVFAQLVDGTLGMGYGATSTSFLLAYGIPPAISSTGVHVAEMFTTGASAISHHRFGNINKKLVRHLLIPGVLGSIAGAYLLSDVIDGDAIKPFIAVYMIGLAIIIIRKAMQKNIIKKKTKRLNILASFGGFMDAVGGGGWGPIVTSTLLGRGRNPRYTIGSVNAAEFAVAFASGVTFMLFGGIQGWQVIIGLILGGVIAAPIAAILVNKIKRKPMMILVGVLIIVLSLKTLSKLL; this is encoded by the coding sequence ATGAACCAAGAATTGAAAGCTATTACCATCAATGCAAAATCGGAAACGACTTTTAAAGAACGCTTGTGGGTTATTATTCCGGTTGTCTTATTGGTAGGTTTAATTTCTACATTAGTTTACAATCATCATGCAGAATTTTCTTGGGATGGTTTTATAGCGGGATTTAATCAGGAATTTTTAATCTTTTTCTGTATCGGTGTTTTTGCACAATTAGTAGATGGAACTTTAGGAATGGGTTATGGAGCAACTTCTACTTCATTTTTATTAGCGTATGGAATTCCGCCGGCAATAAGTAGTACAGGAGTTCACGTGGCTGAAATGTTTACAACAGGAGCTTCGGCGATTTCTCATCATCGTTTTGGGAATATCAATAAAAAACTAGTGAGACATTTGTTAATTCCCGGTGTTTTAGGGTCTATTGCAGGTGCTTATTTATTGTCGGATGTAATTGATGGGGATGCGATAAAGCCTTTTATTGCGGTATACATGATAGGGCTGGCCATTATAATCATCAGAAAAGCAATGCAGAAAAACATCATTAAAAAGAAAACCAAGCGACTGAATATTTTAGCTTCTTTTGGAGGTTTTATGGATGCTGTTGGGGGTGGTGGCTGGGGGCCAATTGTGACTTCGACTTTATTAGGTCGAGGTAGAAATCCACGATATACTATTGGTTCTGTAAATGCAGCCGAGTTTGCAGTAGCTTTTGCCAGTGGTGTAACATTTATGCTTTTTGGAGGAATACAAGGATGGCAAGTTATTATAGGGTTGATTTTAGGTGGTGTGATTGCTGCTCCAATTGCCGCAATTTTAGTCAATAAAATAAAGAGAAAGCCTATGATGATTTTGGTAGGCGTTTTAATTATTGTTTTGAGTTTAAAAACACTGTCTAAATTATTATAA
- a CDS encoding RrF2 family transcriptional regulator, with product MLSKKTKYGIKALTFLARQKDNSPVQIAEIAKSETISIKFLESILLLLRHSGFLGAKKGKGGGYYLIKDPKDINMAHVYRILEGPIALLPCASHNFYEPCSDCSDEATCAVRKLMIEVRDNTLKILESNTLADIAF from the coding sequence ATGCTGTCTAAAAAAACAAAATACGGAATAAAAGCACTTACTTTCTTGGCGCGCCAAAAAGACAATTCTCCTGTTCAAATAGCGGAGATAGCCAAGAGCGAGACTATTTCGATCAAGTTTTTAGAAAGTATTTTATTATTGCTGCGCCATTCCGGTTTTTTGGGTGCCAAAAAAGGAAAAGGTGGAGGCTATTATTTGATAAAAGATCCCAAAGACATCAATATGGCTCATGTGTATCGCATTCTTGAAGGGCCAATTGCATTACTTCCTTGTGCCAGCCATAATTTTTACGAGCCTTGTTCGGACTGTTCAGATGAAGCTACTTGCGCGGTTCGGAAACTGATGATTGAGGTGCGCGATAATACACTTAAAATCTTAGAAAGTAACACCTTGGCTGACATTGCCTTTTAA
- a CDS encoding trans-sulfuration enzyme family protein yields MNEQEFGFETQAIRNQLERTQFLEHSVPLYLTSSFVFEDAEDMRASFAEEKDRNIYSRYSNPNTNEFVDKVCAMEGAAAGFAFASGMAAVYSTLAALLKSGDHIVSSSSVFGATHSLFINYFPKWNIETSYFDINKPETIESFITPNTKILFAESPTNPAVDIIDLELLGAIAKKHNLILVIDNCFATPYLQQPIKWGAHLVVHSATKLMDGQGRVLGGITVGDADLIQKIYLFSRLTGPSLSPFNAWVLSKSLETLAIRLDRHCENALKVAEFLENHPQVNKVKYPFLKSHPQYEIAQKQMKLGGNIVAFEIKGGIEAGRAFLDKIKLCSLSPNLGDTRTIVTHPASTTHSKLSVDERLAVSITDGLVRVSVGLETVKDVIADLEQALS; encoded by the coding sequence ATGAACGAACAAGAATTTGGTTTTGAAACCCAAGCCATACGCAACCAACTAGAAAGAACACAATTTTTAGAGCATTCAGTGCCTTTGTACTTAACTTCCAGTTTTGTATTTGAGGATGCCGAAGACATGCGTGCTTCTTTTGCCGAAGAAAAAGACAGGAATATTTACAGCCGTTATAGCAATCCAAACACCAACGAATTTGTTGATAAAGTTTGTGCTATGGAAGGTGCTGCAGCTGGTTTTGCCTTTGCATCCGGAATGGCTGCGGTGTATTCAACCTTGGCAGCTTTATTGAAATCTGGAGATCATATTGTTTCGTCCAGTAGTGTTTTTGGAGCGACACATTCGTTATTCATTAATTATTTTCCAAAATGGAATATTGAAACCTCCTATTTTGATATAAATAAGCCGGAAACAATTGAAAGTTTTATTACACCAAATACAAAGATTCTTTTTGCTGAATCGCCTACCAATCCTGCTGTTGATATTATCGATTTGGAACTTTTAGGAGCAATTGCTAAAAAGCACAATTTAATTTTGGTAATAGACAACTGTTTTGCAACGCCTTACTTGCAACAACCTATAAAATGGGGTGCACATCTAGTGGTACATTCTGCTACAAAGCTAATGGATGGCCAAGGGAGGGTTTTGGGAGGAATAACAGTTGGTGATGCAGATTTGATTCAGAAAATCTATTTGTTTTCCCGACTTACAGGACCTTCTTTATCGCCTTTTAACGCTTGGGTATTGTCTAAGAGTTTAGAAACATTAGCGATTCGTTTGGACAGACATTGCGAAAATGCCTTGAAAGTAGCAGAATTTTTAGAAAACCATCCTCAGGTGAATAAAGTCAAATATCCGTTTTTGAAATCGCATCCGCAATACGAAATTGCTCAAAAGCAGATGAAACTAGGCGGAAACATTGTAGCTTTTGAAATCAAAGGCGGAATTGAAGCGGGAAGAGCTTTTTTAGACAAAATAAAATTATGTTCTTTATCACCAAATTTGGGCGACACCAGAACAATTGTTACGCATCCGGCATCAACAACACATAGTAAGTTATCAGTTGACGAACGTTTGGCAGTCAGTATTACTGATGGTTTAGTTCGTGTTTCTGTTGGATTGGAAACTGTAAAAGATGTAATTGCTGATTTGGAGCAGGCTTTGTCTTAA
- a CDS encoding OsmC family protein, with amino-acid sequence MKITLNRVNDNFHFELKNERGHIVNVDSRPEFGGDDQGPSPMELVLMGVAGCSAIDMISILKKQRQEITSFKAEVEGERVQVGEAKPFKDIHIVFYLEGPINEEKAARAAQLSFEKYCSVSKTLEPTATIHYKVVLNNKSL; translated from the coding sequence ATGAAAATAACATTAAATAGAGTAAACGATAATTTCCATTTCGAATTAAAAAACGAAAGAGGACATATTGTAAATGTAGATAGCCGTCCAGAATTTGGTGGAGATGATCAAGGACCAAGTCCGATGGAATTGGTATTGATGGGTGTTGCGGGTTGCAGCGCCATCGATATGATTTCAATTTTGAAAAAACAACGTCAGGAAATCACCTCTTTCAAAGCTGAGGTAGAAGGAGAACGTGTACAAGTTGGAGAAGCGAAACCATTCAAGGATATCCACATTGTGTTTTATTTGGAAGGACCAATAAACGAAGAAAAAGCAGCCAGAGCCGCACAACTTTCTTTCGAAAAATATTGTTCGGTTTCTAAAACATTAGAGCCAACCGCAACGATACATTACAAAGTAGTTTTGAATAATAAATCATTGTAG
- the thrA gene encoding bifunctional aspartate kinase/homoserine dehydrogenase I, translated as MKILKFGGKSLSNGDGINKVVAIITDKVNQGEEIAIVVSARGNATDELEEILKVAATNKDYKLLFEDFKKYQQDEYENVDLSEEFHVLEKLFEGVSLIGDYSNKIKDQILSKGELLSAKLLTAILIENGINARFADTRELIKTDSKFGDAQPLEQISKKNVINYFKENNGTIVNIITGFIGSNNNNDTTTLGRNGSNYTASLIANYLNADELQNYTHVDGIYTANPDLVLDAKKIDHLSFNEANEIANFGATILHAKTIIPLLEKNIPLRILNTFNHENKGTLITSNSNKEGIKTLSVLENVSLVNLEGRGLLGKTGVDARIFRVMGDNDISVSIISQGSSERGIGLVVAADKATKAMIELEKEFENDFYSKDVNKITVTDDVSVISIIGQDLSTFHKPYTALIKNKIVPILFNNTVTGKNVSLVVKKSQLNKALNVIHGEIFGVSKKINIAIFGHGLVGGTLINQILESAATIEKRKDIKLNVFAIANSSNVLLNKNGVTPNWKNEIQNNGFSYTINDVIAYATEHHLENLIAIDNTASATFVENYIPLAESSFDLISSNKVANTLSYSFYKKLRKVLADNQKSYLYETNVGAGLPLIDTIKLLHLSGENITKIKGVFSGTLSYLFNNFSAKDAPFSEILKEAIQNGYTEPDPREDLCGNDVGRKLLILARELDLQNEFEEIDIQNLIPEHLREGDVSDFLNKLTEFDPIYAKIKAEQKPNHVLRYIGELSGDLQNDKGNLEVKLVSVPSDTALGGLKGSDSFFEIYTESYGDRPIVIQGAGAGSAVTARGVFGDILRLSDKG; from the coding sequence ATGAAAATATTAAAATTTGGAGGTAAATCTTTATCGAATGGCGACGGAATAAATAAAGTGGTTGCAATTATTACTGATAAAGTAAATCAGGGAGAGGAAATTGCCATTGTGGTTTCAGCAAGAGGGAATGCCACAGATGAACTGGAAGAAATTTTAAAGGTTGCGGCTACTAATAAGGATTATAAACTGCTTTTTGAGGATTTTAAAAAATACCAACAAGATGAATATGAGAACGTGGATTTGTCTGAGGAGTTTCATGTTTTGGAAAAATTATTTGAAGGTGTTAGTTTAATTGGTGATTACAGCAACAAAATTAAAGACCAGATTTTATCCAAAGGGGAATTGCTTTCTGCCAAATTATTGACGGCAATCTTAATTGAAAACGGAATAAATGCTCGCTTTGCAGATACCAGAGAATTGATTAAAACCGATTCGAAATTTGGTGATGCACAACCTTTGGAACAAATTTCGAAGAAAAACGTAATCAATTATTTTAAGGAGAATAACGGAACAATCGTGAATATTATTACAGGTTTCATCGGTTCTAATAATAATAATGACACGACCACTTTAGGAAGAAACGGCAGTAATTACACCGCTTCGTTGATAGCGAATTACTTAAATGCGGACGAATTACAGAATTACACACACGTAGACGGAATTTATACCGCTAATCCGGACTTAGTGCTTGATGCAAAAAAAATCGATCATTTGTCGTTTAACGAAGCCAATGAAATAGCCAATTTTGGTGCGACGATTCTTCATGCCAAAACGATTATCCCTTTATTGGAAAAAAACATTCCTCTTCGTATTTTGAATACTTTCAACCACGAAAATAAAGGAACATTAATTACTTCTAATTCTAATAAAGAAGGTATTAAAACACTTTCGGTACTTGAAAATGTGTCTTTAGTGAATCTGGAAGGAAGAGGATTATTAGGAAAAACTGGCGTTGATGCCCGTATTTTCAGAGTGATGGGTGACAATGATATTAGTGTGAGTATTATTTCTCAAGGTTCTTCAGAAAGAGGAATTGGTTTGGTTGTAGCTGCTGACAAAGCGACAAAAGCCATGATTGAATTAGAGAAAGAATTCGAAAATGATTTCTATTCTAAAGATGTGAATAAAATCACGGTGACCGATGATGTTTCGGTGATTTCTATCATTGGACAGGATTTGAGTACGTTTCACAAGCCTTATACGGCGTTGATAAAAAATAAAATTGTCCCGATTCTTTTCAATAATACGGTTACGGGTAAAAATGTGAGTTTGGTGGTTAAAAAATCGCAACTGAACAAAGCCTTAAACGTGATTCACGGAGAGATTTTTGGAGTTTCAAAGAAAATTAATATCGCTATTTTCGGACATGGTTTAGTAGGGGGAACGTTGATTAACCAAATATTGGAATCAGCAGCAACCATCGAAAAAAGAAAAGACATCAAACTGAATGTTTTTGCGATTGCCAATTCCAGTAATGTACTTTTAAATAAAAATGGGGTTACTCCAAATTGGAAAAATGAAATTCAAAACAATGGATTCTCTTATACTATTAATGACGTAATTGCATACGCAACCGAGCATCATCTTGAGAATTTAATTGCAATTGACAACACGGCAAGTGCCACGTTTGTCGAAAATTACATTCCACTTGCAGAAAGCAGTTTTGATTTGATTTCATCTAATAAAGTAGCGAATACATTAAGTTATAGTTTTTATAAAAAATTACGAAAAGTGCTAGCAGATAATCAAAAGAGTTATCTTTATGAAACGAATGTTGGAGCGGGATTACCATTGATTGATACGATTAAATTATTGCATCTTTCTGGAGAAAATATTACTAAGATTAAGGGTGTTTTCTCTGGGACATTGAGTTATTTGTTCAATAATTTTTCTGCAAAAGACGCTCCGTTCAGCGAAATATTAAAAGAAGCGATTCAAAACGGATATACTGAGCCGGATCCAAGAGAGGACTTGTGCGGGAATGATGTAGGTAGAAAATTATTGATTTTGGCCAGGGAATTGGACTTGCAAAATGAGTTTGAAGAAATTGATATTCAGAATTTAATTCCCGAACATTTACGTGAAGGTGATGTTTCTGATTTCTTGAATAAATTGACGGAGTTTGATCCAATTTATGCTAAAATAAAAGCAGAACAAAAACCTAATCACGTGTTGCGATACATAGGCGAATTGTCAGGCGATTTGCAAAATGACAAAGGAAATCTGGAAGTGAAATTAGTTTCGGTACCATCAGATACGGCTTTGGGCGGACTGAAAGGTTCTGATTCTTTCTTTGAAATTTATACAGAATCGTACGGAGACCGACCAATTGTGATTCAAGGTGCAGGCGCAGGCTCAGCAGTAACTGCGAGAGGAGTTTTTGGCGATATTTTGAGATTATCGGATAAAGGGTAA
- a CDS encoding alpha/beta fold hydrolase — MENKPTSLSLQNFTTESGAFYAGLNLSFQVFGAELHTAPIVLVNHALTGNSQVVGENGWWNDLIGEHKTIDTTKYTILAFNVPGNGFDGFSIENYSDFNTRDIARIFIEGIQLLEIKKLYAIIGGSVGGGIAWEMVALEPKITQHLIPIATDWKSTDWLIANCFLQEQILKNSSKPIEDARTHAMLCYRTPESFAAKFQRTTNEELAVFNVESWLLHHGEKLQKRFQISSYKMMNQLLKTIDITRNSDSFEDITSKIEADIHIIGINSDLFFTANENKATYEELKKYKNKVSYQEIVSIHGHDAFLIEYKQLHNLLQDIF, encoded by the coding sequence TTGGAAAATAAACCAACATCCCTTTCATTACAAAATTTCACCACCGAAAGTGGCGCTTTTTATGCTGGCTTAAACTTAAGTTTTCAAGTTTTTGGAGCAGAATTGCATACCGCACCAATAGTTTTGGTTAATCATGCTTTAACCGGAAATTCACAAGTTGTGGGAGAAAACGGTTGGTGGAATGATTTAATTGGAGAACACAAAACTATAGATACAACAAAATATACAATCCTCGCGTTTAATGTTCCCGGAAATGGATTTGATGGTTTTAGCATCGAAAATTATTCGGATTTTAATACTAGAGATATTGCTAGAATTTTTATTGAAGGAATTCAGCTTCTTGAAATTAAAAAACTATACGCCATTATTGGTGGTTCTGTAGGTGGAGGAATCGCTTGGGAAATGGTAGCATTGGAACCAAAAATCACACAACATTTAATTCCTATTGCAACCGATTGGAAATCGACAGACTGGCTGATTGCCAATTGCTTTTTGCAGGAACAAATTCTGAAAAATTCTTCAAAACCTATTGAAGATGCTCGCACTCATGCGATGTTATGTTATAGAACTCCAGAGTCTTTTGCTGCCAAATTTCAGCGAACAACCAATGAAGAATTGGCTGTTTTTAATGTAGAAAGTTGGTTGCTGCATCATGGAGAAAAATTACAGAAACGTTTTCAAATCTCCTCTTATAAAATGATGAATCAACTGTTGAAGACGATAGATATTACGAGAAATAGTGATTCATTCGAAGATATAACGTCAAAAATTGAAGCTGACATTCATATTATCGGAATCAATTCAGACTTGTTTTTTACGGCAAATGAAAATAAAGCAACCTACGAGGAATTAAAAAAATATAAGAATAAGGTTAGCTATCAGGAAATTGTTTCCATTCACGGACACGATGCTTTTTTGATAGAATACAAACAATTACACAATTTGCTTCAGGATATATTCTAA
- the metK gene encoding methionine adenosyltransferase, with protein sequence MAYLFTSESVSEGHPDKIADQISDALIDNFLAFDADSKVACETLVTTGQVILAGEVKSNTYLDVQQIARDVIKKIGYTKSEYMFEANSCGILSAIHEQSADINQGVDRANPEEQGAGDQGMMFGYATNETENYMPLALDLSHKLLQELAILRRENNEITYLRPDAKSQVTLEYSDDNKPTRIDAIVISTQHDDFDEEATMLAKIKKDLVEILIPRIIAKNPTHAHLFNDAIQYHINPTGKFVIGGPHGDTGLTGRKIIVDTYGGKGAHGGGAFSGKDPSKVDRSAAYATRHIAKNLVAAGVADEILVQVSYAIGVAKPMGIFIDTYGTSKVNLTNGEIAKKVEAIFDMRPYFIEQRLKLRNPIYSETAAYGHMGRTPETVTKTFSAPGGNEKTVTVELFTWEKLDFVDQVKTAFGLESKILF encoded by the coding sequence ATGGCCTATTTATTTACGTCAGAATCTGTAAGCGAAGGACATCCAGACAAAATTGCAGATCAAATTTCAGACGCATTAATTGATAATTTTTTGGCATTTGATGCTGATTCAAAAGTAGCTTGCGAAACTTTAGTGACTACTGGTCAAGTAATTTTGGCAGGTGAAGTAAAATCAAATACTTATTTAGACGTACAACAAATCGCGCGTGATGTAATCAAGAAAATTGGTTATACAAAAAGCGAATACATGTTTGAAGCCAATTCTTGTGGAATCCTTTCTGCCATTCACGAACAATCTGCTGACATTAATCAAGGTGTTGACAGAGCAAATCCTGAAGAGCAAGGCGCTGGTGACCAAGGAATGATGTTTGGTTACGCCACTAATGAAACAGAAAATTATATGCCATTGGCACTTGATTTATCTCATAAACTATTACAGGAATTGGCTATTCTAAGACGTGAAAATAACGAAATCACGTATTTGCGTCCTGATGCTAAATCTCAAGTAACTTTAGAATACAGCGATGACAATAAGCCAACTCGTATTGATGCTATTGTAATCTCTACTCAACATGATGATTTTGATGAAGAAGCTACCATGCTTGCAAAAATCAAAAAAGATCTTGTTGAAATTTTGATTCCAAGAATCATTGCTAAAAATCCAACACACGCTCATTTATTTAATGATGCTATTCAATACCATATTAATCCAACTGGGAAATTCGTAATTGGTGGACCACACGGAGATACTGGATTAACTGGAAGAAAAATCATTGTGGATACTTACGGTGGAAAAGGTGCTCACGGTGGTGGTGCATTCTCTGGAAAAGATCCAAGTAAAGTAGATAGAAGTGCGGCGTATGCAACACGTCATATCGCTAAAAACTTAGTTGCAGCGGGTGTTGCTGACGAGATCTTAGTACAAGTTTCGTATGCAATTGGTGTGGCTAAACCAATGGGTATTTTTATTGATACCTACGGAACTTCAAAAGTGAATTTGACCAATGGTGAAATTGCTAAAAAAGTAGAAGCTATTTTTGATATGCGTCCTTACTTTATTGAGCAACGCTTGAAACTGAGAAACCCAATCTATAGCGAAACTGCTGCTTACGGGCACATGGGACGTACTCCAGAAACAGTTACTAAAACTTTCTCTGCTCCAGGTGGAAACGAAAAAACAGTTACTGTTGAATTGTTTACTTGGGAAAAATTAGATTTTGTAGATCAAGTAAAAACTGCTTTTGGATTGGAATCTAAAATACTATTTTAA